A genomic region of Dunckerocampus dactyliophorus isolate RoL2022-P2 chromosome 8, RoL_Ddac_1.1, whole genome shotgun sequence contains the following coding sequences:
- the hmces gene encoding abasic site processing protein HMCES isoform X1 — MCGRTACTLAPDEVSRACLYRNRRGQRRQPGWREGDEDKYRPSYNKSPQSMSPVLLSHRHFDKNAPADECVLAAMRWGLVPSWFKENDPSKMQYSTSNCRSENILQKKSYKEPLLKGQRCVILADGFYEWKRQEKDKQPFFIYFPQTPTSCQEEKDDDLVNASSFKVCPENESPTENSSTDLTEAKDGADEWTGWKLLTMAGLFDCWTPPAGGEPLYTYSVITVNASPNLQSIHDRMPAILAGEEEVRQWLDFGEVKSLDALKLLQSENILTYHPVSSLVNNSRNNSPECLQPVDLNQKKEPKPTASSKMMRSWLAGGSSKRKESDASESQEEVERKEPQSTSTEALQQWLQGANKKPKTQ, encoded by the exons ATGTGTGGAAGGACTGCGTGCACACTGGCTCCGGACGAGGTGAGCCGAGCCTGTTTGTATAGAAACCGGCGTGGGCAGCGGAGACAGCCCGGTTGGAGGGAGGGAGATGAGGATAAATACCGACCGTCGTACAACAAGAGTCCCCAGTCCATGAGCCCCGTTCTGCTGTCCCACAGACATTTTGACAAG AATGCTCCTGCTGATGAGTGTGTATTAGCTGCCATGCGTTGGGGCCTTGTACCTTCCTGGTTTAAGGAGAACGACCCGAGCAAGATGCAGTACAGCACCAGCAATTGCCGCAGTGAGAACATTCTGCAGAAGAAGTCTTACAAG GAGCCCCTTTTGAAAGGACAACGCTGTGTCATCCTTGCTGATGGCTTCTACGAATGGAAGAGGCAGGAGAAAGACAAGCAGCCTTTCTTCATCTACTTCCCTCAGACTCCGACGTCCTGTCAGGAGGAAAAAGATGACGACCTTGTCAACGCATCCAGTTTTAAAGTATGTCCAGAAAATGAGTCCCCGACAGAGAACTCCTCCACAGACTTGACAGAG GCAAAAGACGGAGCAGATGAGTGGACTGGGTGGAAGCTGCTTACCATGGCTGGACTTTTTGACTGCTGGACACCTCCAGCTGGTGGTGAGCCTCTCTACACGTACAGCGTCATCACTGTGAACGCTTCCCCAAATCTACAGAGCATCCATGATAG GATGCCAGCCATCTTGGCCggagaggaggaagtgagaCAATGGCTTGATTTCGGCGAGGTGAAATCTCTCGATGCACTGAAACTGCTTCAGTCAGAAAACATATTGACCTATCATCCTGTTTCATCGCTTGTCAATAACTCGCGTAACAACTCACCTGAGTGCCTCCAACCTGTGGACCTCAACCAGAAGAAG GAGCCCAAGCCGACAGCAAGCAGCAAGATGATGAGGAGCTGGCTGGCCGGTGGCTCTTCAAAGAGAAAGGAGTCGGATGCTAGTGAGAGTCAAGAAGAGGTAGAACGGAAGGAGCCTCAGAGCACGTCTACAGAAGCACTTCAGCAGTGGCTGCAAGGGGCTAATAAGAAACCAAAAACCCAGTAA
- the LOC129186625 gene encoding ras-related protein rab7-like, protein MTSRKKVLLKVIILGDSGVGKTSLMNQYVNKKFSNQYKATIGADFLTKEVMVDDRLVTMQIWDTAGQERFQSLGVAFYRGADCCVLVFDVTAPNTFKTLDSWRDEFLIQASPRDPENFPFVVLGNKIDLENRQVTTKRAQAWCQSKNNIPYFETSAKEAINVEQAFQTIARNALKQETEVEMYEFPEPIKLDRNERAKPSAETCSC, encoded by the exons ATGACATCAAGGAAGAAAGTACTACTCAAAGTAATCATCCTTGGAGACTCAGG AGTGGGGAAGACCTCATTGATGAACCAGTACGTGAATAAGAAGTTCAGTAATCAGTACAAAGCCACGATAGGTGCGGATTTCTTGACGAAAGAAGTCATGGTGGACGATAGACTCGTCACGATGCAG ATTTGGGACACAGCCGGTCAGGAGAGGTTCCAGTCTTTAGGGGTGGCGTTCTACCGTGGAGCAGACTGCTGTGTTCTAGTCTTTGACGTGACCGCCCCTAACACCTTCAAGACTCTGGACAGCTGGAGGGACGAGTTCTTGATCCAGGCCAGCCCTCGAGACCCAGAGAACTTCCCCTTCGTGGTGCTCGGCAACAAGATTGACCTAGAAAACAGACAG GTAACAACCAAGAGGGCACAGGCATGGTGTCAGAGCAAGAACAACATCCCTTATTTTGAAACCAGCGCCAAGGAGGCCATTAATGTGGAGCAGGCCTTCCAGACTATTGCGCGCAATGCTCTCAAACAG GAGACCGAAGTGGAGATGTACGAGTTCCCAGAGCCGATAAAGCTGGACAGGAATGAGCGAGCCAAGCCTTCGGCAGAGACCTGCAGCTGCTGA
- the rpn1 gene encoding dolichyl-diphosphooligosaccharide--protein glycosyltransferase subunit 1 produces MARRFLLGALLCLLVALCSAAGPGTDLLVNDEVKRTVDLSTHLAKITAEITLTNHGRYGVQSFILAVEPDLVPHLAYVGASANDDEEEDSSLKIQETKNNGLSGELFQVTLPSTLPVGDQMKVKVEMTFSHVLKPFPSQITQAERQLVVFQGNHYFYSPYPTRSQTTRVRLASKTVESYTKLGNPSKTDEIIEYGPFNDVDPFSEDTMKIHFENNTPFLTVSSITRTIEVSHWGNIAVEETVDLRHTGAVLKGPFSRYDYQRQSDSGISSVKSFKTILPASAQDVYYRDEIGNISTSHLQVLDDSVEVEVRPRFPLFGGWKTHYIIGYNLPSYEYLYTLGDQYALKMRLVDHVYDDQVIDSMTVKIILPEGAKNIQMDTPYKIDRMPNQLHYTYLDTFGRPVLVATKNNLVEQHIQDVVVHYNFNKILMLQEPLLVVGAFYILFFTVIIYVRLDFAITKDPAAEVRMKVASITEQVLTLVNKRLGLYRHMDEVVNRYKQSRDTGALNSGRKTLEADHRALTNEISSLQARLKAEGSDLADKVGEVQKLDGQVKELVSRASQEAERLVAGKVKKEAYIESDKTLASKRQELISRIDSLLDAL; encoded by the exons ATGGCGAGAAGGTTCCTCCTCGGTGCTCTCCTGTGTCTTTTGGTCGCACTGTGCTCGGCCGCCGGGCCCGGGACAGACTTGTTGGTGAACGACGAAGTCAAGAGGACAGTGGACCTGAGCACGCATCTAGCTAAGATCACTGCAGAAATCACATTGACTAACCACGGACGCTATGGCGTTCAAAGCTTCATATTAGCCGTGGAACCGGACCTTGTACCACATCTGGCATACGTTGGAGCATCG GCAAatgatgatgaagaggaggataGCTCACTTAAAATCCAGGAGACCAAAAATAATGGGTTAAG CGGGGAGCTTTTCCAAGTAACTCTGCCATCCACCTTGCCTGTGGGCGATCAGATGAAAGTGAAGGTGGAGATGACGTTCAGCCACGTGCTCAAGCCCTTCCCCTCGCAGATCACTCAGGCCGAGCGCCAGCTGGTTGTCTTCCAAGGCAACCACTACTTTTACTCGCCTTACCCCACCCGCAGTCAGACCACACGTGTCCGCCTGGCGTCCAAAACAGTAGAGAGCTACACCAAGTTGGGTAACCCCAGCAAGACGGATGAGATCATAGAGTATGGTCCGTTCAATGATGTGGACCCATTTAGCGAG GACACTATGAAGATCCACTTTGAGAACAACACCCCCTTCCTCACCGTCAGTAGCATCACTCGCACCATCGAGGTCTCTCACTGGGGCAACATCGCTGTGGAGGAGACCGTTGATCTGCGGCACACCGGAGCTGTACTAAAGGGCCCGTTTTCACGCTATGATTACCAGCGTCAGTCAGACAGCGGGATCTCATCTGTTAAGTCCTTCAAG ACTATTCTTCCCGCTTCGGCACAAGATGTGTACTACAGGGATGAGATTGGGAACATCTCCACCTCCCACCTGCAGGTTCTGGATGACTCAGTGGAGGTGGAGGTCAGGCCTCGCTTCCCTTTGTTTGGTGGCTGGAAGACCCACTACATCATCGGGTACAACTTACCCAGCTATGAGTATCTCTACACTCTTG GGGACCAGTATGCACTGAAGATGAGACTGGTTGACCATGTGTATGACGACCAGGTGATTGACTCCATGACTGTGAAAATCATCCTGCCCGAGGGAGCCAA AAACATCCAAATGGATACACCGTATAAAATTGATCGCATGCCGAACCAACTGCACTACACATACCTTGATACCTTTGGGCGACCGGTGCTGGTGGCCACCAAGAACAACCTGGTGGAGCAGCACATTCAGGATGTGGTG GTTCATTACAACTTCAATAAGATCCTGATGCTGCAGGAGCCGCTCTTGGTTGTCGGCGCCTTCTACATTCTCTTCTTCACTGTCATCATCTATGTTCGCCTGGATTTTGCCATCACAAAG GACCCTGCTGCTGAAGTGCGAATGAAGGTGGCTTCCATCACAGAGCAGGTGCTAACCTTGGTCAACAAGCGTCTGGGTCTTTACCGACACATGGACGAGGTGGTCAACCGCTACAAGCAATCTCGTGACACCGGAGCTCTCAACAGCGGCCGGAAGACCCTTGAGGCCGACCACCGCGCTCTAACCAATGAGATCAGCTCACTGCAGGCTCGCCTCAAGGCTGAAGGCTCCGACCTGGCAGATAAG GTCGGGGAGGTGCAGAAGCTGGATGGCCAAGTTAAAGAGCTGGTGTCTCGTGCCAGCCAGGAGGCCGAGCGACTAGTGGCCGGCAAGGTGAAGAAGGAGGCATACATCGAGAGTGACAAGACTCTGGCCAGCAAGAGACAGGAGCTCATCAGTCGCATCGACAGTCTGCTGGATGCCCTTTAA
- the hmces gene encoding abasic site processing protein HMCES isoform X2: MCGRTACTLAPDEVSRACLYRNRRGQRRQPGWREGDEDKYRPSYNKSPQSMSPVLLSHRHFDKEPLLKGQRCVILADGFYEWKRQEKDKQPFFIYFPQTPTSCQEEKDDDLVNASSFKVCPENESPTENSSTDLTEAKDGADEWTGWKLLTMAGLFDCWTPPAGGEPLYTYSVITVNASPNLQSIHDRMPAILAGEEEVRQWLDFGEVKSLDALKLLQSENILTYHPVSSLVNNSRNNSPECLQPVDLNQKKEPKPTASSKMMRSWLAGGSSKRKESDASESQEEVERKEPQSTSTEALQQWLQGANKKPKTQ; this comes from the exons ATGTGTGGAAGGACTGCGTGCACACTGGCTCCGGACGAGGTGAGCCGAGCCTGTTTGTATAGAAACCGGCGTGGGCAGCGGAGACAGCCCGGTTGGAGGGAGGGAGATGAGGATAAATACCGACCGTCGTACAACAAGAGTCCCCAGTCCATGAGCCCCGTTCTGCTGTCCCACAGACATTTTGACAAG GAGCCCCTTTTGAAAGGACAACGCTGTGTCATCCTTGCTGATGGCTTCTACGAATGGAAGAGGCAGGAGAAAGACAAGCAGCCTTTCTTCATCTACTTCCCTCAGACTCCGACGTCCTGTCAGGAGGAAAAAGATGACGACCTTGTCAACGCATCCAGTTTTAAAGTATGTCCAGAAAATGAGTCCCCGACAGAGAACTCCTCCACAGACTTGACAGAG GCAAAAGACGGAGCAGATGAGTGGACTGGGTGGAAGCTGCTTACCATGGCTGGACTTTTTGACTGCTGGACACCTCCAGCTGGTGGTGAGCCTCTCTACACGTACAGCGTCATCACTGTGAACGCTTCCCCAAATCTACAGAGCATCCATGATAG GATGCCAGCCATCTTGGCCggagaggaggaagtgagaCAATGGCTTGATTTCGGCGAGGTGAAATCTCTCGATGCACTGAAACTGCTTCAGTCAGAAAACATATTGACCTATCATCCTGTTTCATCGCTTGTCAATAACTCGCGTAACAACTCACCTGAGTGCCTCCAACCTGTGGACCTCAACCAGAAGAAG GAGCCCAAGCCGACAGCAAGCAGCAAGATGATGAGGAGCTGGCTGGCCGGTGGCTCTTCAAAGAGAAAGGAGTCGGATGCTAGTGAGAGTCAAGAAGAGGTAGAACGGAAGGAGCCTCAGAGCACGTCTACAGAAGCACTTCAGCAGTGGCTGCAAGGGGCTAATAAGAAACCAAAAACCCAGTAA